The following coding sequences are from one Osmia bicornis bicornis chromosome 2, iOsmBic2.1, whole genome shotgun sequence window:
- the LOC114879402 gene encoding P protein, with translation MSQSESSDDETGLQTPMFLRKGSRCSRGTPATPSSIASSVIFGQIPEEVLQVWSQLPEAIRLDPSLAVFQREYDRVHQTEEGRSSDVVKKDCLVVNMSLGTQTALQQRIRNKGSREEDGHDVTQEPHDVKQNPFYRYIKLILLTCCWLIFTLILIIKSEKVEAMHQISVPKGQIKNYKMHGDVSGREISVTIEGSLLPPIQSKEYTNISDRYLMVWLELLVNETNNTDEFFSVHSKQIKNISNVWMLPILPENLMDLFSGQRYHNIFELRNVNKEILKGGLASINLQTNLDSSFAVSISYDLSSINKDDGIAYAAIVLFGLYVLIVFEVVHRTLAAMLASTMSLAILAALNERPSMVELVSWIDVDTLMLLFAMMILVAVIAETGIFDWLAVYAYKITGGELWPLIGTLCFFTAFISAFLDNVTTVLLMTPVTIRLCEVMEINPVPILTAMVVYSNIGGAMTPIGDPPNVIIASNRDVINNGIDFSTFTMHMSIGVILVIIVAYVQLRFIFRDVDVLRFDEPPDVQELRHEIAIWQRAAASLSSYSKDENLVRETLLKKVQRLLSQLKRKIVTGSVTLERYKTTLEELQEKYPIRDKWLLVKSGFALIFVITLFFLHSVPNLHLSLGLTALIGVLLLLILADSEDLDGLMARVEWSTLLFFASLFVLMEALSRLGLIAWIGKQTERIILSVNEESRLAVAILLLLWVSTFASAFVDNVPLSTMMIRIVINLAQNRELRLPLQPLVWALAFGGCMGGNGTLIGATANVVCVGVAEQHGYKFTFMQFFKVGFPIMLTSAATITMYLMIAHVVFDWNG, from the exons CAACTCCGTCATCTATAGCAAGTTCAGTAATATTTGGTCAAATCCCAGAAGAAGTACTTCAAGTTTGGAGTCAACTACCAGAAGCAATACGTTTGGATCCCAGTTTAGCAGTTTTTCAAAGAGAATACGATCGAGTTCATCAAACTGAGGAAGGGCG gTCTTCAGATGTCGTAAAGAAAGATTGCTTAGTAGTGAACATGTCCCTTGGGACACAGACTGCATTGCAACAGAG GATACGAAATAAGGGATCTAGAGAAGAAGATGGACATGACGTTACACAAGAACCTCACGATGTTAAACAAAATCCTTTTTATCGTTATATAAAGTTGATTTTATTGACTTGTTGTTGGCTCATATTTACT ttaatattaataatcaaaagTGAAAAGGTAGAGGCAATGCACCAAATCTCAGTACCAAAGGGTCAAATAAAAA ATTACAAAATGCACGGTGACGTTTCTGGCAGAGAAATTAGTGTAACAATAGAAGGCTCGTTACTTCCACCGATACAATCAAAAGAATATACAAATATATCCGACAGATATTTAATGGTATGGTTGGAACTATTAGTCAATGAGACAAATAATACGGATGAGTTCTTTTCGGTACACTCCAAACAAATAAAG AATATAAGCAATGTATGGATGTTACCAATACTTCCTGAAAATCTGATGGATCTTTTCTCTGGACAGAGATACCATAATATTTTTGAGCTGCGAAATGTTAATAAAGA GATATTAAAGGGAGGCTTGGCTTCTATTAATTTACAAACAAACCTAGATTCCAGTTTTGCAGTTTCCATTTCCTATGATTTATCATCAATAAATAAAGATGATGGTATAGCGTATGCTGCAATTGTTTTATTTGGGTTATATGTTCTAATAGTATTTGAG GTTGTACATAGAACCTTAGCCGCCATGTTAGCATCAACTATGTCTCTCGCAATATTAGCAgctttaaatgag AGACCAAGTATGGTTGAATTAGTATCTTGGATAGACGTTGATacattaatgttattatttgCTATGATGATACTAGTCGCCGTTATTGCTGAAACAGGAATATTTGACTGGTTGGCAGTCTATGCTTACAAG ATAACTGGGGGAGAATTATGGCCGCTCATAGGTACACTGTGCTTTTTCACAGCGTTCATCTCGGCATTTCTAGATAATGTTACAACGGTACTTTTAATGACACCGGTAACTATCAGATTATGCGAAGTTATGGAAATAAATCCAGTGCCAATATTGACAGCAATGGTGGTTTATTCTAATATCGGTGGTGCTATGACACCGATAGGTGACCCACCTAACGTAATTATTGCTTCTAATCGAGatgttattaataat GGTATCGATTTTAGTACATTTACGATGCACATGAGCATTGGTGTTATATTAGTTATAATCGTAGCTTATGTTCAGCTACGATTTATCTTTCGAGATGTGGATGTTCTTAGATTCGATGAACCGCCAGATGTACAG GAATTAAGGCATGAAATTGCAATTTGGCAAAGAGCTGCGGCAAGTTTATCCAGTTACAGTAAAGATGAAAATTTAGTAAGGGAAACATTATTGAAAAAAGTTCAGCGATTACTTTCacaattaaaaaggaaaatagtGACGGGTAGTGTAACACTTGAAAGATATAAAACAACACTTGAGGAACTTCAAGAAAAg TATCCTATTCGCGATAAATGGTTACTAGTAAAGTCTGGGTTCGCGTTAATCTTCGTGATTACGCTGTTCTTTTTACACAGTGTCCCGAATCTGCATTTATCACTGGGATTGACGGCTTTAATTGGTgtccttttattattaattttagcGGACAGCGAAGATTTAGATGGTCTTATGGCACGTGTGGAATGGagtactttattatttttcgcgtcgttattcgtccttatggAG GCTCTTTCGCGGCTAGGTCTCATCGCGTGGATAGGAAAACAAACGGAAAGAATTATTTTGTCAGTAAACGAAGAATCAAGATTAGCGGTGGCTATATTACTATTACTTTGGGTATCGACTTTTGCTAGTGCATTTGTGGATAATGTACCTTTGTCAACGATGATGAtaagaattgtaattaatctgGCACAAAATCGAGAACTTAGATTACCATTGCAACCATTAGTGTGGGCTTTAGCATTTGGTGGTTGTATGGGAG gAAATGGAACTTTGATTGGAGCTACTGCCAACGTAGTTTGTGTAGGTGTTGCTGAGCAACATGGATATaaattcacttttatgcaatTCTTTAA GGTGGGTTTTCCGATTATGCTGACAAGTGCTGCTACAATAACTATGTACTTAATGATCGCTCATGTTGTTTTTGATTGGAACGGATAA